Proteins co-encoded in one Cupriavidus taiwanensis genomic window:
- a CDS encoding LysR family transcriptional regulator, giving the protein MELSFDNVAVFVAAAREKSFSATARRLGRAQSAISTAIGDLEVDLGVMLFDRSGRYPVLTPAGEALLDEAEAILSRCESLKERAGALSGVAQTQLALAVEDAVPLAMLAPVLARLPARYPGVRLNLLQPCTKSVLEMVLDGEAEFGLGSTRPNYPAHIGFCRLGHVTLMNVAHRDHPLARMDGIRFAQLADHLQLLLPAQVAHLQTSEYLKCPKRWHLQSQVALIDLLRQGIGWSMVPRRLIAAELASGELVELRLAAYPFTEWTAGLDLVWNAEANTGVVGAWLKAEIMRTRIVV; this is encoded by the coding sequence ATGGAACTTTCCTTTGACAATGTCGCGGTCTTCGTCGCCGCGGCGCGCGAGAAGTCTTTCTCGGCAACGGCGCGCCGGCTGGGCAGGGCGCAGTCGGCCATCAGCACGGCCATCGGCGACCTGGAGGTGGACCTGGGTGTGATGCTGTTCGACCGCAGCGGCCGCTATCCGGTGCTGACGCCGGCGGGCGAAGCGTTGCTGGACGAGGCGGAGGCCATCCTTTCGCGCTGCGAAAGCCTGAAGGAACGTGCCGGCGCGCTGTCCGGCGTAGCGCAGACGCAGCTGGCGCTGGCGGTGGAAGACGCGGTGCCGCTGGCGATGCTGGCGCCGGTGCTGGCGCGCCTGCCGGCGCGCTATCCGGGTGTCAGGCTGAATCTGCTGCAGCCGTGCACGAAGAGCGTGCTCGAGATGGTGCTCGACGGCGAGGCCGAATTCGGACTGGGCAGCACCCGGCCCAACTACCCTGCCCATATCGGCTTTTGCCGGCTGGGCCATGTCACCCTGATGAACGTGGCGCACCGCGACCACCCGCTGGCGCGCATGGACGGCATCCGCTTTGCCCAGCTTGCGGACCACCTCCAGCTATTGCTGCCCGCGCAGGTCGCGCACCTGCAGACCAGCGAGTACCTCAAATGCCCAAAGCGGTGGCACTTGCAGAGCCAGGTGGCGCTGATCGACCTGCTGCGCCAGGGCATCGGCTGGTCCATGGTGCCGCGACGGCTGATTGCCGCTGAACTGGCGTCAGGCGAGCTGGTCGAGTTGCGGCTGGCGGCTTATCCGTTTACGGAGTGGACCGCGGGGCTCGACCTGGTGTGGAATGCCGAGGCCAATACCGGTGTGGTGGGCGCGTGGCTGAAAGCGGAGATCATGCGCACGCGGATTGTGGTGTAG
- a CDS encoding CsgG/HfaB family protein translates to MKSCCLLGAAAALLLAGCATETSTALPVQKVESASRPYQGVRTPIAVGKFDNRSNYMRGVFSDGIDRLSGQAKTSLVTHLQQTNRFNVLERENLAEIKREAAIKNQAQRLKGADYVVTGDITEFGRKEVGDVQLFGILGRGREQVAYAKVNLNIVNINTSEVVYATQGAGEYKLSNREVIGFGGTASYDSTLNGKVMDLAMREAVNNLVSAIETGAWKPAQQ, encoded by the coding sequence ATGAAATCGTGCTGCCTGCTCGGCGCGGCCGCCGCGCTGCTGCTGGCGGGCTGTGCCACCGAGACCTCGACCGCCTTGCCGGTGCAGAAGGTGGAAAGCGCCAGCCGGCCCTACCAGGGCGTGCGCACGCCGATTGCCGTCGGCAAGTTCGACAACCGTTCCAACTACATGCGCGGCGTGTTCTCGGACGGCATCGACCGCCTGAGCGGACAGGCCAAGACCAGCCTGGTCACCCACCTGCAGCAGACCAATCGCTTCAATGTGCTGGAGCGCGAGAACCTGGCCGAAATCAAGCGCGAGGCGGCGATCAAGAACCAGGCCCAACGCCTCAAGGGCGCCGACTATGTGGTGACCGGCGACATCACCGAGTTCGGCCGCAAGGAAGTCGGCGACGTGCAGCTGTTCGGCATCCTCGGCCGCGGCCGCGAGCAGGTGGCCTATGCCAAGGTCAATCTCAACATCGTCAACATCAACACCTCGGAAGTCGTGTATGCCACGCAAGGCGCGGGCGAATACAAGCTGTCGAACCGCGAGGTGATCGGGTTTGGCGGCACGGCCAGCTATGACTCGACGCTCAACGGCAAGGTCATGGACCTGGCCATGCGGGAGGCCGTGAACAACCTGGTCAGCGCCATCGAGACGGGCGCCTGGAAGCCGGCCCAGCAATAA
- a CDS encoding DUF4810 domain-containing protein — protein MMNTVMLHRAALLSAAGSILLAGCAAPKPMYQWEGYQTQVYEYFKGESREAQITALESGLQKIQAQSGSVPPGYHAQLGLLYLNVGKGEQMIKEFQTEKTLFLESAPYMDFLLRNVKGDTRTEISTGATAGKAAGSASTAGSAQ, from the coding sequence ATGATGAACACGGTCATGCTGCATCGCGCAGCATTATTGTCGGCCGCCGGCAGCATCCTGCTTGCCGGCTGCGCCGCGCCCAAGCCCATGTACCAGTGGGAGGGCTATCAGACGCAGGTGTACGAGTATTTCAAGGGCGAATCCAGGGAAGCGCAGATCACGGCGCTGGAAAGCGGCCTGCAGAAGATCCAGGCGCAGAGCGGCTCGGTGCCGCCGGGCTATCACGCCCAGCTTGGCCTGCTGTACCTGAACGTCGGCAAGGGCGAGCAGATGATCAAGGAATTCCAGACCGAAAAGACGCTGTTTTTGGAATCGGCGCCTTACATGGATTTCCTGCTCAGGAACGTGAAGGGCGACACCCGCACCGAGATCAGCACCGGCGCCACCGCAGGCAAGGCCGCGGGCAGCGCCAGCACCGCAGGGAGCGCCCAATGA
- a CDS encoding DUF799 domain-containing protein, with protein sequence MMRRLLTYVAGVAIAMLFAGCAVPTKQVDYAAFKASRPRSIVVLPPQNTSPDIKATYAMLSQATFPLAESGYYVLPVAVVDETFRQNGLTVPDDIHAVPLAKLHEIFGADAALYVTVTEYGSRYQILSSVTRVAANAKLVDLRNGDVLWSGTAVAATDSSGSGGGLIGMLISAAITQAMNHTMDASYTVAGSTSYRLLAAGQPGGLLYGPRSPKYQSD encoded by the coding sequence ATGATGCGCCGACTCCTCACCTATGTCGCGGGCGTGGCCATCGCCATGCTGTTCGCCGGCTGTGCCGTGCCCACCAAGCAGGTGGATTACGCCGCCTTCAAGGCCAGCCGGCCGCGCTCGATCGTGGTATTGCCACCGCAGAATACCTCGCCGGACATCAAGGCCACCTATGCCATGCTGTCGCAAGCCACCTTCCCGCTGGCGGAATCGGGCTACTACGTGCTGCCCGTGGCCGTGGTCGACGAAACCTTCCGGCAGAACGGCCTGACGGTGCCGGACGACATCCATGCCGTGCCGCTGGCCAAGCTGCACGAGATCTTCGGCGCGGACGCCGCGCTGTACGTCACCGTGACCGAGTATGGCTCCCGCTACCAGATCCTCAGCAGCGTGACCCGGGTGGCGGCCAACGCCAAGCTGGTCGACCTGAGGAACGGCGACGTCCTGTGGTCCGGCACCGCGGTGGCTGCCACCGACAGCTCCGGCAGCGGCGGCGGGCTGATCGGCATGCTGATCAGTGCAGCCATCACGCAGGCGATGAACCACACCATGGACGCCAGCTATACCGTTGCCGGCAGCACCAGCTACCGGCTGCTGGCAGCGGGCCAGCCCGGCGGCCTGCTGTATGGGCCGCGCTCGCCGAAGTACCAGTCGGACTAA
- a CDS encoding phytoene/squalene synthase family protein, whose amino-acid sequence MRDPSRAFLLGPLLKGVSRSFYLTLRVLPAGMRDPVGLAYLLARAADTIADTSLIAPPRRLELLLSLRARVNGASADAALADSVVMEVAARQEKSDERVLLESLGPALTVLSQLSPADRPAVRQIVSTLTEGMEFDLRTFPDEHAGRIAALRDAQALDRYTYLVAGCVGEFWTRMAAAHMPGAMGDTDTMLRRGVRFGKALQMTNVLRDCGKDLRIGRCYLPETMLARHGLQPQDLQRPDASMLARPLMFELVRITLEHFEQALAYTLAIPARFVRLRLACLWPVLIGMETLKRLVRNDAWLDPARASRLPRGQVYRMLACSLPAVLSNRLLRFWFARQQRAIAAIIR is encoded by the coding sequence ATGCGCGACCCCAGCCGTGCGTTCCTGCTTGGTCCGCTGCTCAAGGGCGTCTCGCGTTCGTTTTATCTGACGCTGCGCGTGCTGCCCGCCGGCATGCGCGATCCGGTCGGGCTGGCTTACCTGCTGGCGCGAGCCGCCGATACGATTGCCGATACTTCTCTGATTGCGCCGCCAAGGCGGCTGGAGCTGCTGCTGTCGTTGCGTGCCCGGGTCAATGGTGCGTCGGCGGACGCAGCGCTGGCCGACAGCGTTGTCATGGAAGTGGCGGCGCGGCAGGAGAAGTCGGATGAGCGCGTCCTGCTGGAATCGCTGGGGCCTGCGCTGACGGTGCTGTCGCAATTGAGTCCCGCCGACCGGCCCGCCGTACGTCAGATCGTCTCGACGCTGACCGAAGGCATGGAGTTCGACCTGCGCACCTTCCCCGACGAGCATGCCGGCCGCATCGCAGCACTGCGCGATGCGCAGGCGCTTGACCGTTACACCTACCTGGTCGCCGGCTGCGTGGGCGAGTTCTGGACCCGCATGGCGGCCGCGCACATGCCCGGCGCGATGGGTGACACCGACACCATGCTGCGCCGCGGGGTCCGCTTCGGCAAAGCCCTGCAGATGACCAATGTGCTGCGCGATTGCGGCAAGGACCTGCGCATCGGCCGCTGCTACCTGCCGGAGACGATGCTGGCGCGGCACGGTCTGCAGCCGCAGGACCTGCAGCGCCCGGACGCCTCCATGCTCGCGCGCCCGCTGATGTTCGAGCTGGTGCGCATCACGCTGGAACACTTCGAGCAAGCGCTGGCCTATACGCTGGCCATCCCGGCGCGCTTCGTCAGGCTGCGGCTGGCCTGCCTGTGGCCGGTGCTGATCGGCATGGAGACCCTGAAGCGCCTGGTGCGCAATGACGCCTGGCTCGACCCCGCCAGGGCGTCGCGGCTGCCGCGCGGCCAGGTCTACCGGATGCTGGCGTGTTCGCTGCCGGCGGTGCTGTCGAACCGGCTGTTGCGCTTCTGGTTTGCACGCCAGCAGCGCGCGATTGCCGCCATCATCCGCTGA
- a CDS encoding LysR family transcriptional regulator, producing MIPPVSTLHGRLKMQHLRLLLAVEERGSLRQAAEALTLTQPAVSKMLQDMEDLLGVPLFERHARGLRPTRFGLAATRYARLVFADMGGLRDELVALESGKIGRVRVGAVMAPTPGLLADVIRQLNRDHPRLEVAVHVETSDVLMPQLERDQLDLVLGRVPDGWDSSGLEFEQLGDEGLAIVVGPQHTLARRRKLSFAELTRYPWIMQPRPSPMRALIDRSFEDAGVPAPPSTIETAAVLMTTSLLADSELIAVLPESVAAYYGRLGALAVLPLPLPRKLGPYGIVTRRGRPPTASMSLLIDALRALSR from the coding sequence ATGATCCCACCCGTCAGCACCCTCCACGGCCGCCTCAAGATGCAGCACCTGCGCCTGCTGCTGGCCGTGGAAGAGCGTGGCTCGCTGCGCCAGGCGGCCGAGGCCCTGACGCTGACGCAGCCCGCGGTCAGCAAGATGCTGCAGGACATGGAAGACCTGCTCGGCGTGCCGTTGTTCGAGCGCCATGCGCGCGGGCTGCGGCCGACGCGCTTCGGGCTGGCGGCGACGCGCTATGCGCGGCTGGTGTTTGCCGACATGGGCGGCCTGCGCGACGAACTGGTGGCGCTGGAATCGGGCAAGATCGGCCGCGTGCGCGTCGGCGCGGTGATGGCGCCGACGCCGGGGCTGCTTGCCGATGTGATCCGGCAACTGAACCGCGACCATCCGCGGCTGGAGGTGGCGGTGCACGTCGAGACCAGCGACGTGCTGATGCCGCAGCTGGAGCGCGACCAGCTCGACCTGGTGCTGGGACGGGTGCCGGATGGCTGGGACAGCAGCGGGCTGGAGTTCGAGCAGCTGGGCGACGAGGGCCTGGCGATCGTGGTCGGGCCGCAGCATACGCTGGCGCGGCGGCGCAAGCTGTCGTTCGCGGAGCTGACGCGCTACCCGTGGATCATGCAGCCGCGCCCCAGCCCGATGCGCGCGCTGATCGACCGCTCCTTCGAGGATGCGGGCGTGCCGGCGCCCCCGTCGACCATCGAGACCGCGGCGGTGCTGATGACCACCTCGTTGCTGGCGGACAGCGAACTGATCGCGGTGTTGCCGGAATCGGTCGCGGCCTACTATGGCCGGCTGGGCGCGCTGGCGGTGCTGCCGCTGCCGTTGCCGCGCAAGCTGGGGCCGTATGGCATCGTCACGCGGCGCGGCCGCCCGCCGACCGCATCGATGAGCCTGCTGATCGATGCGTTGCGGGCGCTGTCACGCTAG
- a CDS encoding aldehyde dehydrogenase (NADP(+)), which produces MTLTGNLLIGRRTPRGTHGTLHAIDAATGAILEPAFGGAAPEQLGHACALAWQAFDTYRETAPERRADFLEAIAANILALGDALVDRCVAESGLPRARIEGERGRTVGQLRLFANLLRQGDFLELRVDPAQPERQPLPRPDLRLRQIPLGPVAVFGASNFPLAFSVAGGDTASALAAGCPVIVKAHPAHPGTSELVGRAIQQAVAGLDLPEGTFSLLFDAGLEIGQGLVRDARIKAVGFTGSRAGGMALMALAAARPEPIPVFAEMSSINPVLLFPQALARRAEAIGAAFADSLTLGAGQFCTNPGLVLALAGNDLDRFLQAASARLATLPAATMLTPGIHRAYCAGVASLAGHAQVQAVARGPAGSATQGQAALFATDAAAFLADPALRHEVFGAAALVVRCRDLAELRGVIDTLEGQLTAALHLDDADHDAARAFLPALERLAGRILVNGFGTGVEVGHAMVHGGPWPATSDGRSTSVGSLAIARFVRPVSYQDMPAALLPASLRPDSPQRHHWRVDGKLPDSAG; this is translated from the coding sequence ATGACCCTCACCGGCAACCTCCTGATCGGCCGCCGAACCCCGCGCGGCACCCACGGCACCCTCCACGCCATCGACGCCGCCACCGGCGCCATCTTGGAACCCGCCTTCGGCGGCGCCGCGCCCGAGCAGCTCGGGCACGCCTGCGCCCTCGCCTGGCAGGCGTTCGACACCTACCGCGAGACCGCGCCCGAGCGCCGCGCCGATTTCCTCGAAGCCATCGCCGCCAACATCCTGGCGCTGGGCGATGCGCTGGTCGACCGCTGCGTCGCCGAATCCGGCCTGCCGCGCGCCCGCATCGAAGGCGAGCGCGGCCGCACCGTGGGCCAGTTGCGGCTGTTTGCCAACCTGCTGCGCCAGGGCGATTTCCTTGAACTGCGCGTGGACCCGGCCCAGCCCGAGCGCCAGCCGCTGCCGCGCCCCGACCTGCGCCTGCGCCAGATCCCGCTGGGCCCGGTGGCGGTATTCGGCGCCAGCAATTTCCCGCTGGCCTTCTCGGTCGCCGGCGGCGATACGGCGTCGGCGCTGGCCGCCGGCTGCCCCGTCATCGTCAAGGCCCATCCCGCGCATCCCGGCACGTCCGAGCTGGTCGGGCGCGCCATCCAGCAAGCCGTGGCCGGCCTGGACCTGCCCGAAGGCACGTTCTCGCTGCTGTTCGACGCCGGCCTGGAAATCGGCCAGGGCCTGGTGCGCGATGCGCGCATCAAGGCGGTGGGCTTCACCGGCTCGCGCGCGGGCGGCATGGCGCTGATGGCACTGGCCGCGGCGCGGCCGGAGCCCATCCCCGTGTTTGCCGAGATGAGCAGCATCAACCCGGTGCTGCTGTTCCCGCAAGCGCTGGCCAGGCGCGCCGAAGCCATTGGCGCCGCCTTCGCCGATTCGCTGACGCTGGGCGCCGGGCAGTTCTGCACCAATCCCGGCCTGGTGCTGGCGCTGGCGGGGAACGACCTCGACCGCTTCCTGCAGGCCGCCTCGGCACGGCTGGCCACGCTGCCCGCGGCGACCATGCTGACCCCCGGCATCCATCGCGCCTATTGCGCCGGGGTCGCGTCGCTGGCCGGCCACGCACAGGTACAGGCCGTCGCGCGTGGCCCCGCGGGATCGGCCACGCAGGGACAGGCCGCGCTGTTCGCCACCGACGCCGCGGCCTTCCTCGCCGATCCGGCGCTGCGCCACGAAGTCTTCGGCGCGGCCGCGCTGGTGGTGCGCTGCCGCGACCTCGCTGAGCTGCGTGGCGTCATCGATACCCTGGAAGGCCAGCTGACCGCCGCGCTGCATCTCGACGACGCCGACCACGACGCCGCCCGCGCGTTCCTGCCCGCGCTGGAACGGCTGGCGGGGCGCATCCTGGTCAACGGCTTCGGCACCGGCGTGGAAGTCGGCCATGCGATGGTGCATGGCGGGCCGTGGCCGGCCACTTCCGACGGCCGCAGCACCTCGGTCGGCAGCCTGGCCATCGCGCGCTTCGTGCGCCCGGTCAGCTACCAGGACATGCCTGCCGCCCTGCTGCCCGCCTCGCTGCGCCCGGACAGCCCGCAACGCCACCACTGGCGCGTCGACGGCAAGCTTCCGGACAGCGCCGGCTGA
- a CDS encoding dihydrodipicolinate synthase family protein, with protein sequence MTRSPTPTVYRGVFPVAPTIFDAHGGLDLDGQRRCIDFMIDAGSHGLCILANFSEQFVLSDDERNVLMQTVLEHVDGRVPVIVTTTHFSSRLCAERSRAAQDAGAAMVMVMPPYHGATIRMPERSIYEFFATVSDAIEIPIMIQDAPVSGTTLSAPFLARMAREIGNVSYFKIEVPQAAAKLRELIELGGDAIVGPWDGEEAITLMADLEAGATGAMTGAGFPDGIRQILDAWQAGDAELAALRYQQWLPLINYENRQGWLATSKVLMQEGGVIASDAVRHPLQPMHPATREGLMRIARRLDPMVLRWGR encoded by the coding sequence ATGACCCGCAGCCCAACCCCCACCGTCTACCGCGGCGTATTCCCGGTGGCGCCCACCATCTTCGACGCGCACGGCGGGCTCGACCTGGACGGCCAGCGCCGCTGCATCGACTTCATGATCGATGCCGGCTCGCACGGCCTGTGCATCCTGGCCAATTTCTCCGAACAGTTCGTGCTGAGCGACGACGAGCGCAACGTGCTGATGCAGACCGTGCTGGAACACGTCGACGGCCGCGTGCCGGTGATCGTCACCACCACGCATTTCAGCTCGCGCCTGTGCGCCGAGCGCAGCCGCGCGGCGCAGGATGCGGGCGCGGCCATGGTGATGGTGATGCCGCCCTACCACGGCGCCACCATCCGCATGCCCGAGCGCAGCATCTACGAGTTCTTCGCCACGGTCTCCGACGCCATCGAGATTCCCATCATGATCCAGGACGCACCGGTCAGCGGCACCACGCTGAGCGCGCCGTTCCTGGCGCGCATGGCGCGCGAGATCGGCAATGTGTCGTACTTCAAGATCGAGGTGCCGCAGGCCGCGGCCAAGCTGCGCGAGCTGATCGAACTGGGCGGCGACGCCATCGTCGGCCCCTGGGACGGCGAAGAGGCCATCACGCTGATGGCCGACCTGGAAGCGGGCGCCACCGGCGCCATGACCGGCGCGGGCTTTCCCGACGGTATCCGCCAGATCCTCGATGCCTGGCAGGCCGGCGACGCCGAACTCGCCGCGCTGCGCTACCAGCAGTGGCTGCCGCTGATCAACTACGAAAACCGCCAGGGCTGGCTGGCCACCAGCAAGGTGCTGATGCAGGAAGGCGGCGTGATCGCGTCGGATGCGGTGCGCCACCCGCTGCAGCCGATGCACCCGGCCACGCGCGAAGGGCTGATGCGGATCGCGCGACGGCTGGATCCGATGGTGTTGCGGTGGGGGCGGTGA
- a CDS encoding LysR family transcriptional regulator, with protein sequence MKSTLETVMGRLRVKQLQLLIALDEHASLHQAAAAMAMTQSAASKSLQELESMLEAPLFERSRRGMRPNAFGHCVIRHARQLVADLGAMCDEVAGIRAGSGGRVAVGTIMGAVPEVLVPALAQLRQAHPELALEVIEDTSRRLLELLDDGHLDLVIGRSLVSDEPARYHYHALGDEQVAVVVGRSHPAPRTAAMGFADLAGYRWITYAGHMPMHALLQRELDLAGMGFPANAVSTSSAFVTVAMLQGDPRLVSLLPAGVAAMFERQKMLRILPVRLQSRQQTFGIVMRRGGGLSAAARQLVAILKAGPRGAGATQAKV encoded by the coding sequence ATGAAATCCACCCTCGAGACCGTCATGGGCCGTTTGCGCGTCAAGCAGCTGCAACTGCTGATCGCGCTGGACGAACACGCCTCGCTGCACCAGGCGGCCGCGGCCATGGCGATGACCCAGTCGGCGGCGAGCAAGTCGCTGCAGGAGCTGGAAAGCATGCTGGAGGCACCGTTGTTCGAGCGCTCGCGGCGCGGCATGCGCCCCAACGCCTTCGGCCACTGCGTAATCCGGCACGCGCGCCAGCTGGTGGCGGACCTGGGCGCGATGTGCGACGAGGTGGCCGGCATCCGCGCCGGCAGCGGCGGCAGGGTCGCGGTCGGCACCATCATGGGAGCGGTGCCCGAGGTGCTGGTGCCGGCGCTGGCGCAGTTGCGCCAGGCGCACCCGGAGCTGGCGCTCGAAGTCATCGAGGACACCAGTCGCCGCCTGCTGGAACTGCTCGATGACGGCCACCTGGACCTGGTGATCGGCCGCTCGCTGGTCAGCGACGAGCCGGCCCGCTACCACTACCACGCGCTTGGCGACGAGCAGGTGGCGGTGGTGGTGGGGCGCTCGCACCCGGCGCCGCGCACCGCCGCGATGGGGTTTGCCGACCTCGCGGGATATCGCTGGATCACGTATGCCGGCCATATGCCGATGCACGCGCTGCTGCAGCGCGAACTGGACCTGGCCGGCATGGGCTTCCCGGCCAATGCGGTGTCGACCTCGTCGGCGTTCGTCACGGTGGCGATGCTGCAGGGCGATCCCCGCCTGGTATCGCTGCTGCCGGCGGGCGTGGCGGCCATGTTCGAGCGCCAGAAGATGTTGCGCATCCTGCCGGTGCGGCTGCAGTCACGCCAGCAGACCTTCGGCATCGTCATGCGGCGCGGCGGCGGCCTGTCGGCCGCGGCGCGGCAGCTGGTCGCTATCCTGAAAGCGGGTCCGCGCGGCGCCGGTGCGACGCAGGCCAAGGTATAA
- a CDS encoding Bug family tripartite tricarboxylate transporter substrate binding protein: protein MKTWIAGALAGLATVAAATGAAWAQDPRPVRLMVGAAPGGGTDVMARIVSDKLAAQLKQPVVVDNRPGASNTIAADITAKAPADGNTLLMGVVTSQAIAPHLLKLQFDPLKDLAPVALVSTVPNVLVVNNQVTARDVKALVAQIQASPDKFRYSSSGVGSTQHLAGAAFARQIKGKLLHVPYKSSSSALVDLMGGQVDLSFETMPSVISHIKAGKLRALAVTADQRSALLPNVPTLAEAGVPGIQMSAWYGVYAPAGTPPATLQKLGAALSTVIKDPDTVRRLADVGAVPGTLTASQFDAFSRAEYARYGKLIAELGVKLDQ, encoded by the coding sequence ATGAAGACATGGATCGCCGGCGCACTCGCCGGCCTCGCCACGGTGGCCGCGGCAACGGGCGCGGCATGGGCCCAGGACCCGCGGCCGGTGCGGCTGATGGTGGGCGCCGCCCCTGGCGGCGGCACCGACGTGATGGCGCGTATCGTCTCCGACAAGCTCGCCGCGCAGCTGAAGCAGCCGGTGGTGGTGGACAATCGCCCCGGCGCGTCCAACACCATTGCCGCGGACATCACCGCCAAGGCGCCGGCGGACGGCAATACGCTGCTGATGGGCGTGGTCACCTCGCAGGCGATCGCGCCGCACCTGCTCAAGCTGCAGTTCGATCCGCTCAAGGACCTGGCGCCGGTGGCGCTGGTGTCGACCGTGCCCAATGTGCTGGTGGTCAACAACCAGGTGACGGCGCGCGACGTCAAGGCGCTGGTGGCGCAGATCCAGGCGAGTCCGGACAAGTTCCGCTACAGCTCGTCGGGGGTCGGCAGCACCCAGCACCTCGCCGGCGCGGCCTTTGCGCGCCAGATCAAGGGCAAGCTGCTGCATGTGCCGTACAAGAGCAGCAGCAGTGCGCTGGTGGACCTGATGGGCGGGCAGGTGGACCTGAGCTTCGAGACCATGCCGTCGGTCATCAGCCATATCAAGGCCGGCAAGCTGCGCGCGCTGGCGGTGACCGCCGACCAGCGCTCGGCGCTGCTGCCCAACGTGCCCACGCTGGCCGAAGCCGGCGTGCCGGGCATCCAGATGAGTGCGTGGTACGGTGTCTATGCGCCGGCCGGCACGCCGCCCGCGACGCTGCAGAAGCTGGGTGCCGCGCTGTCCACGGTGATCAAGGACCCCGACACCGTGCGCCGGCTGGCCGATGTGGGCGCGGTGCCCGGCACGCTGACCGCGTCGCAGTTCGATGCGTTCTCGCGCGCCGAATATGCGCGCTACGGCAAGCTGATCGCCGAACTCGGCGTCAAGCTCGACCAATAA
- a CDS encoding 4-hydroxythreonine-4-phosphate dehydrogenase PdxA, translated as MHSRPRIAMVLGDPAGIGPELIARLLADAGTAAQAEILLIADRTEWRHGMQVAGVELAVAETDVPAFATDGQPRLYHWQLPENPVYARGVASAEGGRYSLGTLALALELAQAGQADAIVFGPLNKSSLHAAGMAHSDELHWFAEQLGYHGDFCEFNVLDGLWTSRVTSHVALKDVPAMITPERVGGAIDLIDQALRRAGMASPRIAVCGLNPHNGDNGAFGREEIEVIAPAVAAARERGVKADGPFPADTIFLKVQGGPSQRQFDAIVTMYHDQGQIGIKLMGFSRGVTVQGGLPVPITTPAHGTAFDITQQGRADPGATLQAFQIACRMGAQRRAAAQA; from the coding sequence ATGCATTCCCGTCCAAGAATCGCCATGGTGCTGGGCGACCCCGCCGGCATCGGTCCCGAACTGATCGCCAGGCTGCTGGCCGATGCCGGCACCGCCGCGCAGGCCGAGATCCTGCTGATCGCTGACCGCACCGAATGGCGCCACGGCATGCAGGTCGCCGGGGTTGAACTGGCAGTGGCCGAGACCGATGTGCCGGCGTTCGCCACCGACGGCCAGCCGCGCCTGTACCACTGGCAGTTGCCCGAAAACCCGGTGTATGCGCGTGGCGTGGCCAGTGCCGAAGGCGGGCGCTACAGCCTGGGCACGCTGGCGTTGGCACTGGAGCTGGCGCAGGCCGGACAGGCCGATGCGATCGTGTTCGGGCCGCTGAACAAGAGTTCGCTGCACGCCGCCGGCATGGCGCACAGCGACGAGCTGCACTGGTTCGCCGAGCAGCTCGGCTACCACGGCGATTTCTGCGAGTTCAACGTGCTGGACGGGCTGTGGACCTCGCGCGTGACTTCGCACGTGGCGCTCAAGGACGTGCCGGCGATGATCACGCCTGAGCGCGTCGGCGGTGCGATCGACCTCATCGACCAGGCGCTGCGCCGCGCCGGCATGGCCAGCCCGCGCATCGCGGTGTGCGGCCTGAACCCCCACAACGGCGACAACGGTGCCTTCGGCCGCGAAGAGATCGAGGTGATCGCACCCGCGGTGGCTGCGGCGCGCGAGCGCGGCGTCAAGGCGGACGGCCCGTTCCCGGCCGACACCATCTTCCTGAAGGTGCAGGGCGGGCCGTCGCAGCGCCAGTTCGACGCCATCGTCACCATGTACCACGACCAGGGCCAGATCGGCATCAAGCTGATGGGCTTCTCGCGCGGCGTGACGGTGCAGGGCGGACTGCCGGTGCCGATCACCACGCCCGCGCACGGCACCGCGTTCGACATCACGCAGCAGGGCCGCGCCGATCCCGGCGCCACGCTGCAGGCGTTCCAGATCGCCTGCCGCATGGGTGCGCAACGGCGCGCCGCCGCGCAAGCCTAG